The sequence ATTTTTTTGTATAAGTTGAGTTCTCAAACATTATTCTGTAATGAGTTTAATTTCAAAATTTGGCAAGAGGCCCTGGTTGTTGTAAACAAATTTTTCGAGGCTAACATCTTTAATAAACTTTTGCATTTTTAAAACATTGATCCATTCGTTCACAATAAAACTCTTAGAACAATTTCCCTTTAGCAAGAGGCTTTTTGTTTTAAAGGAGACAAGGCTATCTTCACTCTCAATATCTTCTCGTTTAGGATTAAAATACAAGTCAGTAAGCACCACCTCATCAGGCAGCGTCTTCCCTATTCTATCGGCATATTCACTTAATTTATTTCCATTTAATACACCAGCGTTTTCAATAAGACTTTTGTTTTTCTGATAGTCGTCCAACAACTTATTGATCTGTTCGTATTTTCCCTGGTAAACAGAGAGCTCGGTTTCAAGTTTATTATTCTTATCAAAATAGGAAGTATAAAAAACAAGATTTACAATAGCTGCAAAAAAAGCGAGCCCTACAGCCACTATAAGTAAAAAGCGAAATTTATTTTTCTCGGCATGGGTATCTTCTATTTTTTTTAATTGCAGCGCATTTGTCTCTTTAAGCTTGCGTCTCATGAGGTAAGTGAGCCCGCCGGCAAAACCCAGTGTATAGTCCGGATGAAACACCAGATCCTCAATTTTTATTTTTTCCTGCTGACCCGAACTTTCAGAAGAAATGGTGTCCAGCAAATTGTTACTTAATTCTACTTTATGCAGACTTGTTGCGAGGCTATTAAAATTTCCCCATAAAGGCTGTAAACCCATGATCACAGGTACACCAATAAATATTGCAGCAAGCTCTTGTTTTTTAGTTTTGAATTCTAAAATAAGGTGTTCTACCTGCTCTTTTCTGCAGAGCGCAATGAAACCCGAATGATCTTCCTGTTTGTAGAGATCCGCATAAAAATCTGTAAGATGTATCGCCGGTAAATTCTGGCGAATAATTTCTTCCATTCCTGTTTGCTCACCTTCCAAAAAATTAATTTTCTTAAGTATCACTCCCTTACCGTTTACAATAAGCACCAAGGGAATTTTATTTTTCCGAATAACTTCTGGCAGAGCGTTTAAATCCTGTAAGGTGCCATTACTTATAAGTTCGAGCTTATTGTTTTTATTCCGGAGCTGCGAATAATAATAAACCTTTCCCTCTTCTCTAAAACAAATCTCTACTGCGCAAACCTCTGATTTGACATAATACTTTTGCGGTATCCATTTATCCCAAAACATCTTAGTTATAAATTACAGTAGGTTTGATAAATATCGTGAGCTTGTTTTCAGATTTAGATTTTGTATGTGTACCGAAAATAGATCTTAAAACAGGGATACGCGCAAGGAACGGAATGCCGTTACCCGACCTGTTTGTTTGCGTTTCTTCAAGGCCTCCTAGCATAATCATTTCACCATTTCTAACTCGTACAAGCGATTGAAAGTCGCGGTTAATGGTGCCCGGCGGCGCGCTGGGATTAATTCGCTCTGTAAAGGTTGATTGTTTTACATTGATAACCATTGTAATTTGTTCGTCACCCGAAATTTGAGGATCTATAGCTACAGTAAGATCTGCGTTTACCTGTTTGTAATTTTGCGTAATTTGATTCTGAGGATTTTGGGTACCAATAACATTGTTAGTTACTTCCAGATAATAAGCAGTTTGTCCGATACTTAATTTAGCTTCATGTCCATTGAGCGTGGCAATCTGAGGCGTAGACCGGATCTTTAAAATACCATTGGATTCCATAGCCTTTAGATTCAGATAAAAATTTGGAGTGACCGCTCCGAGATTTATGATGCCCAAACCATTTATTCCGCTCAACAAATTATTGATCGAAGAAGAATTCAGCGACACATTGTAATCCGGGATTAGCGAGCCTGTAGTCCGGGCTGAGTTAGTTCCAATGCCAGCCGAAATACCCGCTGACAAAATATTACTTCTTCTCACATCTGCAATAATGATCTCGATATGCACCATGGGTACAACAAGGTCTACCTGCCTTAGAAAAGTTTCCAATTCCGCAATCCTTGGCTGGGATCCACTAACAATAATTCCATTCAGATCTTCAAACATTTTTAACTCTATGCCCTTTTTTAATTCTGCCGGAATGAAATCTACGATCTTATCAATGGTTCTATTTTTTAGCGTGATGAGTTTACTTTGACGCAACCCTTCTAAATTACGATCACCAAACAAATAAGTAGAGCCATCCTTTTTAAAAGTAAGATCCGTTCCGTTAAACAGCAATTTCAAAAACTCTTCATAGGGTGCCTCTTCTACTTTTAAGGTTGCGTTCCCCTTAAGGTCGCTAAACAAGAAAAAACTTTTTCCAAGCTGTTGAGAAACCGAATTGACGATTTCGTTAATGGGCATGGACTGAACATCCATAGTAATTAAACCGTCCACAATTTTTATTTTAGAGTTTTTAGCTGCATTTGAGGGATTCGGATTTTGTGTTAAACTTCCGAAAGGCCCGGCA is a genomic window of Sphingobacteriaceae bacterium containing:
- a CDS encoding general secretion pathway protein GspD; translation: MRVRYIVGIFLLVCSFVRAQDRFDILDEKLYQLAKNYPGVNEQVDLSMNGATIQEYIKTIGVTNNINVNVDPGLDIKLSNSFSKVTAKEVFIFLCKRYDLDVLFVGPIITFVKYNPPPEPLPEKKIVSRKLNISYEKTANLLSYDLTNDTLGTVAREITKQSGKNIIFSPELANKTLSGYMQAAPFNSALEKLAFANDMKVSKTPDDFYVFEKRLVTIVPQNQPDPNAGPFGSLTQNPNPSNAAKNSKIKIVDGLITMDVQSMPINEIVNSVSQQLGKSFFLFSDLKGNATLKVEEAPYEEFLKLLFNGTDLTFKKDGSTYLFGDRNLEGLRQSKLITLKNRTIDKIVDFIPAELKKGIELKMFEDLNGIIVSGSQPRIAELETFLRQVDLVVPMVHIEIIIADVRRSNILSAGISAGIGTNSARTTGSLIPDYNVSLNSSSINNLLSGINGLGIINLGAVTPNFYLNLKAMESNGILKIRSTPQIATLNGHEAKLSIGQTAYYLEVTNNVIGTQNPQNQITQNYKQVNADLTVAIDPQISGDEQITMVINVKQSTFTERINPSAPPGTINRDFQSLVRVRNGEMIMLGGLEETQTNRSGNGIPFLARIPVLRSIFGTHTKSKSENKLTIFIKPTVIYN